GCTCGTTAAGGAGGTGGCGGGGAGCGGTGCTCTAGGGGACCTCGGCGCCCACATAGTAGACCTTGCCCATTACCTCGTGGGCGACATAGCCTCTGTAACCGCGGTGACAAGGACCTTCATAGAGGAGAGGCCGCTTCCAGGGGATCCTAATAAAAGGGGGAAAGTCGATGTGGACGACGCCTTCGAGTCGGTAATCGAATTCAAGAACGGAGCTATAGGCCACCTATCAGCCTCTAGATTCTGCGGTGGTAGAAAGAATTATCAGCATATAGAGGTCTATGGAGAAAACGGGAGCCTGTCCTTTAACCTGGAAAGGCTGAACGAGTTAAAAGTTCACCTGAGACATCACGACATTAGAGATCTGGAGCCGAGCTTCCACGACGCCCTAATAACGGAAGCTTACCATCCCTACTGGGAAAACTGGTGGCCCCACGGCCACATAATAGGTTGGGAACACGCCCAAGTCCATGAAGTATATCATCTAATAGATGCCATAGTCAACGATAAGAGCGTAGGACCGACAGGTGCGACATTCGAAGACGGATATAAATGCAACATAGTCCTGGACGCCATATTGGAATCCGCTAAGAAAGGAGTCAAGGTTCAAGTAAACTATAACCTATAAACGGAAGCCCTTTAAACCTGAAACTTCCCTCATTTTTTATAGATGAGGGGGGACTTCGAAAGGGTTTATTACCTTGAAAACACACTCTAGATAACATGAAGGCGAGGTTCTGGCTCCTAGATCTGGATCAAACGGAGGAAGGCGGATCCCAACTTATAAGGCTGTGGGGCATTATAAATGGTGAACCATCCATCCTTCTCGATAAGGGATTCAGGCCCTTCTTCTACCTGGCATTGGAGGATGGCATAGATCCCGCAAAGGTATTAGAATTCACCCGAGAAAGGTCTAAGGGTTCAGATGTCAGCGTGGAGGTTAAGGATGGAAGATTGTTTGGAAGGGAGGTTAAACTCATCCATGTGGATTGCAGCTGTTCAACTCCTCTCCAGGAGCTGGCAGCGAAACTATCCAAAACGGAAGGGGTTAGAGGCCCGGTATTCGATGATGTTAGACCTTCAATGCAGTACATTCTCTCCGGACGGGCCTCCCCAAGCTCATGGAATGAAGCCACCCTCAAACCCGTTAACGATGATGGAAGTTATAAGGCATATATCGTGGAGGAGGTTAAGGGATCTTCGGAGGATGCGCCACCCCCTTTAAAGCTCTTAGCGTTCGATATACTATGCCTAAGCGAGGCGGGTAGTCCAAACCCTGATAGGGACCCCATAGTCGCCTTATCCGCTGCCGGAAAAGATGGAGTGAAGCTCTTCAAGGCGGAAGGAGAAAAAGGAGAGAAGGAGATTCTCAAAAACTTTGTAGAGTACCTGGTGGATTACGATCCTGACATAATAGTCGGATTTAACAGTAACAGGTTCCATTGGAGCTATCTCATTAGAAGGGCTAGAAGGCTGGGCTTAACCTTCTCAGTGACTAGAACGGGTGGCGAACCTCACCAAAGCCTTTACGGACATTTCTCGGTTACAGGTAGGGTCAATATAGATCTAAGGGATCTAGCTGAGGACATCCCTGATATAAAGCTTAAAACAATAGATGAGCTAGCTAGGTTTCTGGGCTTAGAGGCTGGGGAGAGACCCATATTAGAGGCCATGGAGATCCCAGAGTATTGGAGGAGGGCCAATGGGAGAAGCTTTCTATTCAATTACATCGAGGATAATGTCCGCCTACTATATGCCATAGCCGAGGAGGCCCTTCCTTTCCTAATCCAACTCTCAAGCCTCACCGGGATGCCCATGGATCAGGTCCTAGCCGCGGCTGTGGGATTTAGAGTGGACTCGTACCTTATGAGGGAAGCCCTTAAGATCGGGGAGATCCCTCCCAGGAGGGAGGAGCGCCCCTACCAACCTTACAGGGGAGGACTCGTCTTAAACCCTAAACCTGGCCTCCACGAAAAGGTAGCTGTTCTAGATTTCACCTCCATGTATCCGAACCTCATAATAGCGTATAATATCTCGCCGGACACCCTTATAAGCGAGGGTGAACCTGTAAGCGAGGACAGTGCTCACAGGATTGCCGAGACAGGGCATAGGTTCAGGAAGGAGCCGCCGGGATTATACAAGAAATGCCTCCTAAACCTCCTCGAAGCTAGGAGGGACGTAAAAGAGAAGCTTAGGCTCGTCTCGCCCGAAAGCGTGGAAGCTAAAATTTTAAGGGAGAGAGAACACGCGATCAAAATATTAGCCAACGCCATTTATGGATATGCAGGATGGATCGGTGCGAGATGGTATGTTAAAGAGGTAGCCGAATCGGCGGCTGCGTTAGGCAGAGCCACTATAAAGAAGGCCATAGAAGAGGCTAGAAGGATCGGACTAGACATAATCTACGGCGACACAGATAGCATATTCGTAAGATACGATAAAGATAAGGTAGATGAACTGATAAGGTGGGTTAGGGAGGGGTTAGGCTTAGAGATAAGGCTTGAAAAGATATATAATCGAGTGTTATTCACGGAGGCTAAGAAGAAATATGCAGGTCTACTCTCAGATGGCTCCTTGGATATAGTGGGCATGGAAGTGGTCAGAGGAGATTGGGCTGAGATAGCTAGGAGAGCTCAAGAAGAAACCCTCAGGATCCTCCTCGAAGGCAGAGGGACAAAGGATGCTGTGGATAACATTAAACAACTTATATCGGAGATTCGATCCGGGAAGATATCCCTCAAAGAATTCATAATATGGAAGACCCTAACTCGCCCTCTGGAGGACTATAAGGTAAGAGCTCCCCATGTGGAAGTCTCCAAGAGATTGAAAGAGAAAGGTTGGAGATTGGACGTGGGAGATAAAGTCGGGTACATAGTGGCCAGAGGGGATGGAAAAATCTATGAGAGAGCGGTCTACTACTCCGAGGCCTCTGAAGGCGATGTAGATCACGAATACTATGTGGAGAATCAAGTGGTGCCAGCGGTACTCCGAATCCTCGAGCCCTTCAATGTGAGAAGGGAATCATTAACTGCGCCCAAAGGCTCATCGCTGCTAGACTTCTAAAAAAGAAATTCCCTCGAGGGTCTCTAAGAAACCCTCACATAGGTTAAACCAGGCTCGGCCAATCCTAACTTATAAAGATAGCTTATTTCGACTAAATCCCTTCCCATCCCCCATCTCTCGTCCCATTCCAGCTCAGGGCTCTATGGGATCGAGGCGAGCTGCAGAACATTAAACCAGGAGGATTTGGGGATGAATGCATAGACACTTAAGTTAGAAGCTCCATCCGAAAACCTAGTACTTGATTTCCATCACTCCTAGTCCATATCCCCTGCCGGGTTCTATATATGGGCCGTCATATTCGATGCCACCCACTATTGGATCTTCTTCCAAGAACAGGGGGGAGTCCAGGTCTACGTAGCGTATATTGGGTGCGGCGCATGCCAGATGGACAGCTGCTGTTATGGAAAGCCTGGTCTCAGCCATGCAGCCTATCATACATTCTATGCCCGCAGCCTCCGCTATTGCCGCTATATTTAAGCCCTCCCTTAACCCTCCGGACTTCATGAGTTTGATGTTTACGATGTCAGCGGCTTCGTAATCTAAAATTTTTAAAAGATCCCTGGAGGTATGAACCGACTCATCTACGGCTATCGGGAATCCTGTAATCCTCCTTACTTGGGCCAAACCCCTTAAATCCCACGCGGGCAAGGGTTGTTCGATGAACTCCACGTCCAAAGATGCCACCTTAGATGCGAACTTGATGGTTGAGTAGCGGGTATATGCCTGGTTTAAATCCACTCTCAGGCGGGCGGAGCCTCCTACACATTCCCATATACCCTTAATCTTTTGGAGATCCTCCTCCACCGATGAGCCCAGTTTAACCTTCAGAGTTTTAAATCCTTCACCAACCCAATACTCCGCCTCCCTGCACATTTCTTCAAGCTTACCTAGGGAAATGGTTACATCGGTCTCCAGCCTACGGGAGCTGCCCCCTAGGAGGGCGAAGACCGGCACACGATAAAATTTTCCCATGAGGTCGTGGAGCGCCATATCGATCGCAGCCTTTACGCTTCCATTGTAGGGGATCTTACCTAAGCTTTTGGCGACATTAAGGGTGAAAGGATCTGCTCCTTCCAGCACCTTGACCGCGAGCTCTTCTAGGAGGGCCTTGACCGTATTCGGCGTATCTCCTGTTACTGCTAGGGTTGGAGAAGCCTCCCCAAATCCCACTATAGATCCCGTATTTAACTTTAAGATGATGCTCTTAAGCTTCTGGAAATCGAATAAAGCTGTTTTTAAGGGTCTTCTAAATGATATCTCCAGGCCCCCTATAGAGGCCTCCAATATCTTCATGGAACCCCACTCCATCCTTTTTATGGTCGAAACCGGATACCCTATGAAAAGGGGATTCCAGCTTAAAACTTATCATCCCTTATTTTGCCTAATCTTAACAATAGCTGTCAATCCTTCAGGCCGTAGCTTCAAGCCCTGAAGCCTCTCAATAAGAGATTAGCTTGAGCTAAACCGTCATTGAACCGTCCTAATCAGCCATGGTACAGCTGAGTAAATGAACCACGCTCCAAATAATAATAATATCATAGAACATGCTAGGTTTACAGCTTTATTTACGGCGGGGCTCCATACCTTTTTGCTCTTATTTACTGTCTTCGATAATGTCAAGTCCCATATCAGGTCGCAGCTCCAATGGGTTACAGCGAACAGGATGAAGCCTAATAACCCATAGTTCGTCGCCGTTGAGACCAGGGCCACCCCTATAGTGGCCCACCATAAAATGAAATATGGATTTGCTCCTGTTGCTACGACACCGGCTAATATGGAGCTGCCCGATATATCCCCCGCCTCCAGCTCAACCTCCTGCAGCTTCATAATATTTGAAAATCCCATGTAGAGGAGCATTAGCCCTCCAGCTAAGCCCACTATAGATTTAACGGCATCATGGACTAATAGTTGGGCGAATCCAAAGTATATCCCTATCATTAAGGGTATTTCTATCATGCCATGCCCTAAAGCTATGTAGGCTCCAGCGTTACCGTTTATGCGCCCCTTGGACACTGTAACCGCTAGCACTGGTCCCGGCGCCATAACTCCTGAGAGGCTTATGGCTATTACCGAGGCGAGGAAGGCCGCAAGGGTAAACGTCAAGTTACCTTCCCCCCCAACCCGATCCTCTCCCTATGCCGTATTTCCCGGGTAGGCTTAGCCTTTCTCTTAAAAGGCGTCCCGCATATATGGCATACTCCATGGCTTAAACTTTCCTTTCCACAACCTGGACAGTAATACATCCATTTGAAGAGCCTCCCGATCCCCATCGTTATCAGGGAATTATACCGCAGCCTCAGCGACTCGCAAAGGTTTTCTACGCTGTAATCGTCAGATATGAGTGTTGGCTCATACCCCTCCTCATTTAGCTCTAAAGCTAGGGCTATCGTCTCTACGTCGGCCTTGCTTAACACAGTCTCTCCCAGCATTTGGGCATTCTCCTTAACCCTTTTGATGCTCTTCTCCCTGGGCTGCCGTATGATAAGTTTTCCTTCCTCTATAGCGCATCCTATCCGAGCCTTGATCATGGGGTTCCCATGGATCTCCCTTTCCACAAGTGGGGAGATGTAGCTCTCCCCTTTCAAATCAGCGGGGTTTATCCCCCCAATTAAGGCTGAAGAATCCAAGACGTACTTCTTAGCTCCCCTCTTCGATTCCACCTTTACTCAGCCTTCTCAGACTTCGAATTGTAAAATCCTCTTTAAATCTAATGAATTTAGCGGATTTCTCAGATCTCCTCACGGTTATAGTTGACCCGATATCGACTTTTTTTTCTGTGCATCCATCTACGGCTAATACTGCGCCTAAGCCCTTGAGAAGCTTAGCGTTGAGGGGATGCCGATCCGGCGTCACCAACGAACGTATCGGATCTAAAGGGCTTAGAAATACTATGTTAAAAGCGTTCAATCTTGTGTGGAGCACCGGCCCTCCGGCTGAAAAAGCGTGGGCTGTAGAACCTGTAGGGGTAGATATTATTAGACCGTCCCCCCTGATGGTTATAAGCTCTTGCCTACCCAGGGAGATCTGGATTTCAAGCATCTTAGAGGGAGAAGACGACACTATAAGAGCTTCATTTAATCCATCAGCTATATGAACTTCATCAAGGAATATGGAGATCTTAGAATGGCTCTCTATACGGTATTCCCCCTTGAGGAGTTTATGTACAGCCTCTAACGCCTGGCCGGGGCCTATCTCGGTAAGATAACCTCGTCTACCCATATTAACCGCTAGAATAGGTGTCTCAGGATTGGGCATATCCATGCAGCTCCTAAGTACGGTGCCGTCACCCCCGATGGTTATTATGGCATCGCAGTAGATCTCCCTGAGTTCTATACCATCTTCAAGTCCCGCTTTTAAGGCTAGGGATTTCTCAGGTATCGCCTCCACTCCATTATTCCTTAAATAATT
This region of Candidatus Bathyarchaeota archaeon genomic DNA includes:
- a CDS encoding Gfo/Idh/MocA family oxidoreductase, with translation MKEEKVGFVTMGEVKAKEGEIPEIGVGMLGYAFMGKSHTNAYKKMPYMFWPPPAIPKLVAICGRNKAKVEEAARRYGYSKSYTDWRELLKDPEVELFDNGGPNNLHAEPCIEAAERGKHILCEKPLARTAEEAKPMVEAVKRAKVKHMVGFNYRFVPAIQVAKKLIDDHVLGRIYHFHGRYLQEWIMDPNFPLVWRLVKEVAGSGALGDLGAHIVDLAHYLVGDIASVTAVTRTFIEERPLPGDPNKRGKVDVDDAFESVIEFKNGAIGHLSASRFCGGRKNYQHIEVYGENGSLSFNLERLNELKVHLRHHDIRDLEPSFHDALITEAYHPYWENWWPHGHIIGWEHAQVHEVYHLIDAIVNDKSVGPTGATFEDGYKCNIVLDAILESAKKGVKVQVNYNL
- a CDS encoding DNA polymerase II — its product is MKARFWLLDLDQTEEGGSQLIRLWGIINGEPSILLDKGFRPFFYLALEDGIDPAKVLEFTRERSKGSDVSVEVKDGRLFGREVKLIHVDCSCSTPLQELAAKLSKTEGVRGPVFDDVRPSMQYILSGRASPSSWNEATLKPVNDDGSYKAYIVEEVKGSSEDAPPPLKLLAFDILCLSEAGSPNPDRDPIVALSAAGKDGVKLFKAEGEKGEKEILKNFVEYLVDYDPDIIVGFNSNRFHWSYLIRRARRLGLTFSVTRTGGEPHQSLYGHFSVTGRVNIDLRDLAEDIPDIKLKTIDELARFLGLEAGERPILEAMEIPEYWRRANGRSFLFNYIEDNVRLLYAIAEEALPFLIQLSSLTGMPMDQVLAAAVGFRVDSYLMREALKIGEIPPRREERPYQPYRGGLVLNPKPGLHEKVAVLDFTSMYPNLIIAYNISPDTLISEGEPVSEDSAHRIAETGHRFRKEPPGLYKKCLLNLLEARRDVKEKLRLVSPESVEAKILREREHAIKILANAIYGYAGWIGARWYVKEVAESAAALGRATIKKAIEEARRIGLDIIYGDTDSIFVRYDKDKVDELIRWVREGLGLEIRLEKIYNRVLFTEAKKKYAGLLSDGSLDIVGMEVVRGDWAEIARRAQEETLRILLEGRGTKDAVDNIKQLISEIRSGKISLKEFIIWKTLTRPLEDYKVRAPHVEVSKRLKEKGWRLDVGDKVGYIVARGDGKIYERAVYYSEASEGDVDHEYYVENQVVPAVLRILEPFNVRRESLTAPKGSSLLDF
- a CDS encoding dipeptide epimerase, producing the protein MKILEASIGGLEISFRRPLKTALFDFQKLKSIILKLNTGSIVGFGEASPTLAVTGDTPNTVKALLEELAVKVLEGADPFTLNVAKSLGKIPYNGSVKAAIDMALHDLMGKFYRVPVFALLGGSSRRLETDVTISLGKLEEMCREAEYWVGEGFKTLKVKLGSSVEEDLQKIKGIWECVGGSARLRVDLNQAYTRYSTIKFASKVASLDVEFIEQPLPAWDLRGLAQVRRITGFPIAVDESVHTSRDLLKILDYEAADIVNIKLMKSGGLREGLNIAAIAEAAGIECMIGCMAETRLSITAAVHLACAAPNIRYVDLDSPLFLEEDPIVGGIEYDGPYIEPGRGYGLGVMEIKY
- a CDS encoding LysE family transporter gives rise to the protein MTFTLAAFLASVIAISLSGVMAPGPVLAVTVSKGRINGNAGAYIALGHGMIEIPLMIGIYFGFAQLLVHDAVKSIVGLAGGLMLLYMGFSNIMKLQEVELEAGDISGSSILAGVVATGANPYFILWWATIGVALVSTATNYGLLGFILFAVTHWSCDLIWDLTLSKTVNKSKKVWSPAVNKAVNLACSMILLLFGAWFIYSAVPWLIRTVQ
- a CDS encoding NAD(+)/NADH kinase; the encoded protein is MGLNRIAVVSRPDDPKAMEVSLRILNYLRNNGVEAIPEKSLALKAGLEDGIELREIYCDAIITIGGDGTVLRSCMDMPNPETPILAVNMGRRGYLTEIGPGQALEAVHKLLKGEYRIESHSKISIFLDEVHIADGLNEALIVSSSPSKMLEIQISLGRQELITIRGDGLIISTPTGSTAHAFSAGGPVLHTRLNAFNIVFLSPLDPIRSLVTPDRHPLNAKLLKGLGAVLAVDGCTEKKVDIGSTITVRRSEKSAKFIRFKEDFTIRSLRRLSKGGIEEGS